In the genome of Phycisphaerales bacterium, one region contains:
- the dnaA gene encoding chromosomal replication initiator protein DnaA — protein sequence MEEPVVEKVCAIREQVAQRVGANPYRTWFGGSTHFQLTGDRLDVTVANAFIGNWITSRFMNDLVAATRDVVGGDPSVAICVAADSSAGARDAPEGPASPAPMMRAHPPPTAEVILRRELEDFVVGPSNELAFSVANAVARAPGEAFKHLVIHGGSGLGKTHLLQGLCNALTRRHPSLHWCYLSGEEFTNEFIYAVKANRLDAFRKRFRQVDLLVIDDIHFLANKKGTQDEFQHTFDAIDASGKAVVLSSDTHPRSISSLSEKLLDRMIAAMIVRIDPPDYHTRREILRRRARSMLVTLPDDVLDFVARHVTRNVRELEGTLYKLAAIASLMKEPLGLDLARRAVEDYVSAMRPTDAPAIERMVAAHFGVTRDALHSRSRDRNVTTARSIAMYLIRKHTRLSLPEIGRLLGNKQHSTVLMAVRRIDELLNRDGAVAWKTPAGPRSVPGRELLEELEQRLALGPDAH from the coding sequence GTGGAAGAACCGGTGGTGGAGAAGGTCTGCGCCATTCGTGAACAAGTCGCCCAACGGGTCGGTGCCAACCCGTACCGCACGTGGTTCGGTGGCTCGACGCACTTTCAACTGACGGGGGACCGCCTCGATGTCACCGTCGCCAACGCCTTCATCGGCAATTGGATCACTTCGCGCTTCATGAATGACCTGGTCGCGGCTACGCGGGATGTGGTGGGCGGCGATCCGAGTGTCGCCATCTGCGTCGCGGCCGACAGCAGCGCGGGCGCTCGCGACGCCCCCGAAGGACCGGCGAGCCCTGCGCCCATGATGCGCGCGCATCCACCCCCGACGGCCGAGGTCATACTCCGGCGGGAACTGGAGGACTTCGTCGTCGGCCCCTCGAACGAGCTCGCATTCTCGGTCGCCAATGCCGTCGCGCGCGCCCCCGGCGAGGCCTTCAAGCACCTGGTCATTCACGGCGGCTCCGGCCTCGGCAAGACACACCTGTTGCAGGGGCTCTGCAATGCACTCACGCGCCGGCACCCGTCGCTGCACTGGTGCTATCTCTCCGGCGAGGAGTTCACCAACGAGTTCATCTACGCGGTCAAGGCCAACCGCCTGGACGCGTTTCGCAAGCGCTTCCGGCAAGTGGACCTGCTCGTCATCGACGACATCCACTTCCTGGCAAACAAGAAAGGCACGCAAGACGAGTTCCAGCATACCTTCGACGCCATCGACGCCTCGGGGAAGGCCGTCGTGCTCTCGTCTGACACGCACCCGCGCAGCATCAGCTCGCTCAGCGAGAAGTTGCTCGATCGCATGATCGCAGCCATGATCGTGCGCATCGATCCGCCGGATTACCACACCCGCCGCGAAATCCTCCGCCGGCGGGCCCGCAGCATGCTCGTGACGCTCCCGGACGACGTGCTCGATTTCGTCGCCCGGCACGTAACGCGCAACGTCCGCGAGCTGGAAGGGACGCTCTACAAGCTGGCCGCGATCGCATCACTCATGAAGGAGCCCCTCGGACTCGACCTCGCACGCCGTGCCGTCGAGGATTACGTGTCGGCGATGCGGCCCACCGATGCCCCCGCAATCGAGCGGATGGTAGCGGCCCATTTCGGGGTAACTCGCGATGCGCTGCATTCCCGTTCACGTGACCGCAACGTGACTACGGCGCGCAGCATCGCCATGTATCTGATCCGGAAACACACGCGTCTCAGTCTTCCTGAAATCGGGCGCCTGCTCGGCAACAAGCAACATTCCACCGTGTTGATGGCCGTGCGACGTATCGATGAACTGCTGAACCGTGATGGCGCGGTCGCGTGGAAGACGCCGGCCGGGCCACGCAGTGTGCCGGGCCGCGAACTGCTCGAGGAGCTTGAGCAGCGCCTCGCACTCGGGCCCGACGCGCACTAG
- a CDS encoding GNAT family N-acetyltransferase: MCTFDSVPESELAEALPLLLAPPEIPGGAPAAAVRQFRTYLADSPMTWWGLRCGPSTAPRAIVGALLLPGRTAILLLPQPHAPGIAPRLQSKIVHAALEQLAAHALHYVQALVEPHSAGRRELLVQSGFRHLTRLIYLERDATYPWVDEPDPARAEWQNFTPAAATVFTEVIQQTYEASEDCPELSGLRPMEDVLASHKASGRFVPALWEIVRVEGAAAGCLLLAELPQATALEVVYMGVVPSFRGRGVGDLLLRRALAQCRARRVRQLTLVVDARNTPARRLYARFGLQPVTERDAWLKTWS, from the coding sequence ATGTGCACTTTTGACTCCGTACCCGAGAGTGAACTCGCTGAAGCGCTGCCGCTGCTGCTCGCACCACCCGAGATCCCCGGCGGCGCCCCCGCGGCGGCGGTGCGGCAGTTCCGCACTTACCTGGCTGACAGTCCCATGACGTGGTGGGGCCTGCGCTGCGGTCCTTCTACCGCACCGCGGGCGATCGTAGGCGCACTGCTGTTACCCGGCCGGACTGCCATCCTGCTGCTGCCCCAGCCCCACGCGCCCGGAATCGCTCCCAGGTTGCAGTCGAAAATTGTCCACGCGGCCCTCGAGCAGCTTGCCGCACACGCATTGCATTACGTCCAGGCGTTGGTCGAACCGCACTCGGCCGGACGCAGGGAGTTGCTGGTGCAATCGGGCTTCCGTCATCTGACCCGGCTGATCTACCTGGAACGCGACGCTACTTATCCGTGGGTCGACGAACCTGATCCGGCCCGGGCGGAGTGGCAGAACTTTACCCCCGCCGCGGCCACGGTATTCACCGAGGTCATTCAACAGACATACGAAGCCAGTGAAGACTGTCCGGAACTCTCAGGGCTGCGGCCGATGGAGGACGTACTCGCCTCGCACAAGGCGTCCGGGCGCTTCGTGCCCGCACTGTGGGAAATCGTGCGTGTCGAGGGCGCGGCGGCCGGCTGCCTCTTGTTGGCGGAACTCCCGCAGGCAACCGCACTTGAGGTCGTGTACATGGGTGTCGTCCCGTCGTTTCGCGGCCGCGGTGTAGGCGACCTGCTGCTGCGCCGTGCGCTGGCACAGTGCCGCGCACGCCGTGTGCGGCAACTCACGCTGGTCGTCGACGCCCGCAACACACCCGCAAGGCGACTGTATGCGCGCTTCGGTTTACAGCCCGTGACAGAGCGCGACGCGTGGCTCAAAACGTGGTCGTAA